The genome window GTCGGTCTCGACCACGTAGTGGTGCGTGGCCGGCTGCCCCTGCGAGACGCCGGGCAGATCCTGCACCGGCGACAGGACCAGGACGTCCGGCGCCTGGCCGGGCAGCAGCCGGCCGGCCCGTTCGGCGATGGCACCGGCCAGCTCCGGGCCGCCGGGCCGCGCGGACCAGAAGTACAGGTACAGATGGGAACCGTCCAGCGCGCGGTTGGCGTCCACGCGCTCGAAGTACCCGGGGTGGGCGGCCGCCACCTCGGCCGCCAGCCGTTCGATGGCCGCCAGGTCGGCGGGCACCGGGGAATACCGCAACAACACCGCGGCGGGTCTACTCATAGATGCATCTTCCAGAAATGGCCAGCCGGACGCGTCAGTCGGCCTGGATGCCGAGCCGCTTGATCAGCTCCGCCCACTTGGTCGTTTCGCCGGCCATGAATTTGCCGAAGGGTTCGGGCGACAGATAGGCCACCGACGCGCTCTCGGCCGCGAGGCGCTGGCGCATCTCCGGCTTGGCCAGGATGTCGCCGATGGTCTTGCTCAGTTTGTCGACGACGGCCGGCGGCGTGCCGGCCGGTGCCAGGATGCCCCACCAGTTGTCGCCGTCATAGCCCGCCAGGCCCGCTTCCTGGACCGTGGGCACCTCGGGCA of Pigmentiphaga sp. H8 contains these proteins:
- a CDS encoding DUF4286 family protein; its protein translation is MSRPAAVLLRYSPVPADLAAIERLAAEVAAAHPGYFERVDANRALDGSHLYLYFWSARPGGPELAGAIAERAGRLLPGQAPDVLVLSPVQDLPGVSQGQPATHHYVVETDVRPEVAEDLSNWYGQEHLPGLAAVAGNVRARRLVADNSDGSQRSLACYDLTTPAIQQDPAWLAVRATDWSSRVRPHFQNTRRVMCERIYALEPGQGAI